From a region of the Basfia succiniciproducens genome:
- a CDS encoding helicase HerA-like C-terminal domain-containing protein — MTQYTIAQTNKGVQLGITAKMANRHGLIAGATGTGKTVTLRKLAEAFSDDGVPVFLVDVKGDLSGLTVKGTLQGKIAERVEQFNLGGENYLSGYPVSFWDVFGETGIPLRTTISEMGPMLLSRLLNLNATQEGLLNLVFRVADDKGLLLIDLKDLRAMLKFVAENAKEFQVEYGNVSAASVGAVQRALLTLENEGATNLFGEPALNLEDWLQTRDGRGVINILNSEKLINSPRMYSAFLLWLMAELFERLPEVGDPEKPKFVMFFDEAHLLFDGAPSALVDKVEQVVRLIRSKGVGIYFVTQNPLDLPDTVLGQLGNRVQHALRAFTPRDQKAVKSAAETFRANPQVDVVETISTLGVGQALVSFLDEKGMPTPVEIVSIFPPKSQLTPLTNEQRTDWVKDDELYPHYRDLVDNESAYEILNDQAVQAQVQQQVQDEENSDFFSGMISSIFGTKKKSRQTVAEQMVSSVAHQVGRNLRNQVTKQILRGILGAITKK; from the coding sequence CGGCGTGCCCGTTTTTTTAGTTGATGTAAAAGGTGATCTTTCCGGGCTTACGGTGAAAGGCACTCTGCAAGGCAAAATCGCCGAACGCGTCGAACAGTTTAATTTAGGCGGCGAGAACTATTTGAGCGGTTATCCCGTTTCATTTTGGGATGTGTTCGGCGAAACGGGCATTCCGCTTCGAACCACTATTTCGGAAATGGGGCCGATGTTGCTTTCTCGTTTATTAAATTTAAACGCTACGCAGGAAGGATTACTCAATCTGGTTTTCCGTGTTGCCGATGATAAAGGACTGTTGCTTATCGATCTGAAAGATTTGCGCGCCATGCTGAAATTTGTGGCGGAAAATGCAAAAGAATTTCAGGTGGAATACGGCAACGTATCGGCGGCAAGTGTGGGCGCCGTTCAACGAGCGTTATTAACGCTGGAAAACGAAGGTGCGACAAATTTATTCGGAGAGCCCGCACTGAATCTTGAAGATTGGCTGCAAACCCGGGACGGGCGAGGGGTAATTAATATTTTAAATTCAGAAAAACTAATTAATTCGCCGCGTATGTATAGCGCGTTTTTATTGTGGTTAATGGCGGAATTATTCGAGCGGTTGCCTGAGGTGGGCGATCCTGAAAAACCGAAATTCGTCATGTTTTTTGACGAAGCGCATCTTTTATTTGACGGCGCGCCTTCCGCGTTGGTAGATAAAGTCGAGCAGGTTGTGCGTTTGATTCGTTCAAAAGGCGTAGGGATTTATTTTGTCACTCAAAACCCGCTGGATTTGCCTGATACGGTGTTAGGTCAGCTTGGCAATCGGGTACAGCACGCATTACGCGCCTTTACTCCTAGAGATCAAAAAGCCGTAAAATCCGCTGCGGAAACATTTCGTGCCAATCCGCAGGTGGATGTGGTTGAGACCATTTCAACTCTCGGGGTAGGGCAGGCTTTGGTTTCGTTTTTAGATGAAAAAGGTATGCCGACACCGGTGGAAATCGTAAGCATTTTCCCGCCGAAAAGCCAATTAACGCCATTGACGAATGAACAGCGTACGGATTGGGTGAAAGACGATGAGCTTTATCCTCATTATCGCGATTTAGTGGATAATGAGTCCGCTTATGAAATATTGAACGACCAAGCGGTTCAGGCTCAAGTACAACAACAGGTGCAGGATGAAGAAAATAGCGACTTTTTCAGCGGCATGATTTCTTCTATTTTCGGTACGAAAAAGAAAAGCCGGCAAACTGTTGCCGAACAAATGGTAAGTTCCGTCGCGCATCAAGTAGGACGGAACTTACGCAACCAGGTTACCAAGCAGATTCTGCGCGGGATTCTGGGCGCCATTACGAAGAAATAA
- the asnC gene encoding transcriptional regulator AsnC — translation MYAIDSLDQQILRVLTKDARTPYAEMAKNFGVSPGTIHVRVEKMRQSGIIEGTKVRIDERKLGYDVCCFIGIILKSAKDYDKVIKQLEGFDEVVEAYYTTGNYSIFIKVMTHTIAELHSVLATKIQLIEEIQSTETLISMQNPILRDIKP, via the coding sequence ATGTACGCAATTGATAGCTTAGATCAGCAAATTCTCCGAGTTCTTACCAAGGATGCAAGAACTCCCTATGCAGAAATGGCAAAGAATTTCGGCGTTAGCCCGGGAACAATCCATGTGCGTGTAGAAAAAATGCGTCAATCCGGCATTATTGAAGGGACAAAAGTACGAATTGACGAACGTAAACTGGGTTATGACGTATGTTGTTTTATCGGCATTATCTTAAAAAGCGCGAAAGATTATGACAAAGTCATAAAACAGCTTGAGGGCTTTGATGAAGTGGTTGAGGCTTATTATACGACTGGCAACTACTCTATTTTTATTAAAGTAATGACCCATACTATTGCCGAATTGCATTCCGTATTGGCAACAAAAATTCAATTGATTGAAGAAATTCAATCCACTGAAACCTTGATTTCGATGCAAAACCCGATTTTACGAGACATTAAACCTTAA
- the asnA gene encoding aspartate--ammonia ligase, translating into MKKSFILQQQEISFTKNTFTEKLAEHLGLVEVQGPILSQVGNGIQDNLSGTEKAVQVNVKMITDAAFEVVHSLAKWKRHTLARFGFAEGEGLFVHMKALRPDEDSLDQTHSVYVDQWDWEKVIPEGRRNLDYLKETVREIYAAILETEAAVDKKYGLKSFLPKEITFIHSEDLVKDYPGMTDKERENELCKKYGAVFLIGIGGVLPDGKPHDGRAPDYDDWTTTSEGEYKGLNGDILVWNPILNRAFEVSSMGIRVDETALRKQLSITGDEDRLKFDWHQDLINGRMPLSIGGGIGQSRLAMLLLQKRHIGEVQSSVWPKAVMEQYENIL; encoded by the coding sequence ATGAAAAAATCATTCATTTTACAGCAGCAAGAAATTAGCTTTACAAAGAATACGTTTACGGAAAAATTAGCCGAACATTTAGGTTTGGTTGAAGTTCAAGGTCCTATCCTAAGTCAAGTAGGTAATGGTATTCAAGATAATCTTTCAGGAACGGAGAAAGCTGTTCAAGTAAATGTGAAGATGATCACAGATGCGGCTTTTGAAGTCGTGCACTCTTTAGCAAAATGGAAACGTCACACCTTGGCTCGTTTTGGTTTCGCGGAAGGCGAAGGTTTATTCGTACATATGAAAGCGCTACGTCCGGATGAAGATAGCCTGGATCAAACGCATTCCGTTTATGTGGATCAATGGGACTGGGAAAAAGTGATCCCTGAAGGTCGCCGCAATTTGGATTATTTAAAAGAAACCGTGCGTGAAATTTATGCGGCGATTTTAGAAACGGAAGCGGCGGTAGATAAAAAATACGGTTTGAAATCATTTTTACCAAAAGAAATTACTTTTATTCATTCCGAAGATTTAGTTAAAGATTATCCGGGTATGACGGATAAAGAACGTGAAAACGAACTTTGTAAAAAATACGGTGCGGTTTTTTTAATCGGTATCGGCGGAGTATTGCCTGACGGCAAACCTCATGACGGTCGCGCGCCGGATTATGATGACTGGACAACCACATCGGAAGGCGAATATAAAGGATTGAACGGCGATATTTTAGTTTGGAACCCGATTCTAAACCGCGCTTTTGAGGTTTCTTCCATGGGTATTCGCGTGGATGAAACAGCGTTACGCAAACAGCTTTCAATTACCGGTGATGAAGATCGCTTAAAATTCGATTGGCATCAGGATTTAATTAACGGCCGTATGCCGCTTTCAATCGGTGGCGGCATCGGTCAGTCTCGTTTAGCAATGTTATTATTACAAAAACGCCATATCGGCGAAGTACAGTCAAGCGTATGGCCGAAAGCAGTAATGGAACAATACGAAAATATTCTTTAA
- a CDS encoding sodium ion-translocating decarboxylase subunit beta has product MESIISLLKGTGVMHMEWGQAVMILISLLLLWLAIARKFEPLLLLPIGFGGLLSNIPEAGLAMTALDNLLHLGSPDQIAAIAAKVGAIADPAAIKAAVSGISASEHAQLEAMAVDMGYSAGILALFYNVAIGYGVAPLIIFMGVGAMTDFGPLIANPKTLLLGAAAQFGIFSTVLGALTLNYFGLISFNLAQAASIGIIGGADGPTAIYLTSRLAPELLGAIAVAAYSYMALVPLIQPPIMKALTTEQERKIRMVQLRTVSNREKIIFPIVLLLLVALLLPDAAPLLGMFCFGNLMKVSGVVDRLSDTTQNALINIVTIILGLSVGSKLIADKFLQPQTLGILILGVVAFCIGTGSGVLMAKLMNKFSKHKINPLIGSAGVSAVPMAARVSNKVGLEADNQNFLLMHAMGPNVAGVIGSAIAAGVMLKYVSAMIN; this is encoded by the coding sequence ATGGAAAGCATTATTTCTTTGCTGAAAGGTACGGGCGTTATGCACATGGAGTGGGGACAAGCGGTGATGATTCTCATCAGTTTGTTGTTACTCTGGCTTGCAATCGCACGTAAATTCGAGCCACTTTTACTCTTGCCTATCGGTTTTGGCGGATTACTGTCTAATATTCCTGAAGCGGGTCTTGCCATGACCGCTTTAGATAATTTATTACACTTAGGTTCTCCCGACCAAATTGCCGCTATCGCGGCAAAAGTGGGGGCGATTGCCGATCCTGCCGCCATAAAAGCGGCGGTAAGCGGCATCTCCGCCTCCGAACATGCACAACTTGAAGCAATGGCTGTGGATATGGGCTATAGCGCAGGTATATTGGCATTATTTTATAATGTCGCTATTGGTTACGGTGTTGCGCCACTCATCATTTTTATGGGTGTCGGCGCAATGACGGACTTCGGACCGTTAATTGCTAACCCGAAAACCTTGTTATTAGGAGCGGCGGCACAATTCGGTATTTTCTCTACCGTATTGGGAGCGCTCACCTTAAACTATTTCGGGTTAATCAGCTTCAATTTAGCTCAAGCGGCATCAATCGGTATTATCGGCGGTGCTGACGGTCCTACAGCCATTTACCTAACTAGCCGCTTAGCACCGGAATTATTAGGCGCTATTGCGGTAGCGGCTTATTCCTACATGGCGTTAGTGCCGTTAATCCAACCGCCGATTATGAAAGCCTTAACTACAGAACAGGAACGTAAAATCCGCATGGTTCAATTACGTACGGTAAGCAACCGTGAGAAAATTATTTTCCCGATCGTGTTATTGCTTTTAGTCGCTCTGTTACTTCCGGATGCGGCGCCGTTACTCGGTATGTTCTGCTTTGGTAACTTGATGAAAGTCAGCGGCGTGGTTGACCGTTTAAGCGACACCACACAAAACGCATTAATTAATATCGTCACTATTATTCTGGGTTTATCCGTAGGTTCTAAACTAATTGCAGACAAATTCCTGCAACCGCAAACTTTAGGGATTTTAATTCTGGGAGTTGTCGCTTTCTGTATCGGTACCGGCAGCGGTGTGTTAATGGCGAAATTGATGAACAAGTTCAGCAAACACAAAATTAACCCACTTATCGGTTCAGCCGGGGTTTCTGCCGTACCGATGGCTGCCCGTGTATCAAATAAAGTGGGCTTGGAAGCGGATAATCAAAACTTCCTGTTAATGCACGCAATGGGTCCGAATGTGGCGGGCGTAATCGGTTCGGCTATCGCCGCCGGTGTAATGCTGAAATATGTTAGTGCGATGATTAACTAG
- the oadA gene encoding sodium-extruding oxaloacetate decarboxylase subunit alpha, protein MTKKIKFTDVVLRDAHQSLFATRLRLDDMLPIAAELDKIGYWSLEAWGGATFDSCIRFLGEDPWVRLRELKKAMPKTPLQMLLRGQNLLGYRHYADDVVDKFVERCVANGMSVFRVFDALNDPRNMQQALTAVKKQGGHAQGTLSYTTSPVHTLDTWLNVTEQLLEIGIDSLVIKDMSGILNPMAAGELVGAIKGKFGDDVELHLHCHSTTGMAEMALLKAIEAGADGIDTSISSMSGTYGHPATESLVATLQGTEYDSGLDIPSLEKIAAYFRDVRKKYAKFEGQLRGIDSRILVAQVPGGMLTNLESQLKQQNAADKLDAVLQEIPRVREDLGYIPLVTPTSQIVGTQSVINVLMGERYKTIAKETAGILKGEYGRTPAPVNAELQARVLEGNQPITDRPANHIAPEMDKLAAEVKQQAAEKGIKLAENEIDDVLIVALFPQIGLKFLENRGNPAAFEPVPTAEQAPAKAAAPVAPKAQSGAAVYTVELEGKAFVVKVSEGGDITNIAPTQTSNAVPAPQAAPVAAPASGGTPVTAPMAGNIWKVVATEGQKVAEGDVLLILEAMKMETEIKAAQAGTVQGIAVKAGDAVAVGDTLMTLA, encoded by the coding sequence ATGACTAAAAAAATTAAATTTACAGATGTTGTTCTTCGTGATGCACACCAATCTCTTTTTGCAACACGCTTACGTCTTGATGATATGCTCCCGATTGCCGCCGAGCTTGATAAAATCGGTTATTGGTCTTTAGAAGCCTGGGGAGGCGCAACTTTTGACTCCTGTATCCGTTTCTTAGGTGAAGATCCTTGGGTACGTTTGCGTGAGTTGAAAAAAGCAATGCCGAAAACTCCGCTGCAAATGTTATTACGCGGTCAAAACTTACTAGGTTATCGTCATTATGCCGATGACGTAGTGGATAAATTCGTAGAACGTTGCGTTGCAAACGGTATGAGCGTATTCCGCGTATTCGACGCCTTAAATGACCCCCGCAATATGCAACAAGCCTTAACCGCAGTGAAAAAACAAGGTGGTCACGCACAAGGTACCTTAAGTTATACAACAAGCCCCGTTCATACTTTAGATACGTGGTTAAACGTCACCGAGCAATTGCTTGAGATAGGTATTGACAGCTTAGTCATTAAAGACATGTCCGGTATTTTAAATCCAATGGCGGCCGGCGAATTGGTCGGTGCGATTAAAGGCAAATTCGGCGATGATGTTGAACTCCACTTACATTGCCACTCTACGACAGGTATGGCGGAAATGGCATTATTAAAAGCCATTGAAGCGGGTGCCGACGGTATTGATACTTCTATTTCTTCTATGTCCGGCACTTACGGTCATCCGGCAACCGAATCTTTAGTAGCGACATTGCAAGGTACCGAATACGATTCAGGTTTGGATATTCCTAGCCTTGAGAAAATTGCCGCATATTTCCGCGACGTGCGTAAAAAATATGCCAAATTCGAAGGTCAATTACGCGGTATCGACAGCCGTATTCTGGTCGCTCAAGTACCGGGCGGTATGCTGACTAATCTTGAAAGCCAATTAAAACAACAAAATGCGGCGGACAAGTTAGATGCGGTATTACAAGAAATTCCACGTGTTCGTGAAGATCTCGGTTATATTCCGTTGGTTACGCCAACCTCTCAAATCGTGGGTACTCAATCCGTTATCAACGTGTTAATGGGCGAACGTTACAAAACTATCGCAAAAGAAACCGCAGGTATTCTCAAAGGCGAATACGGTCGCACGCCGGCTCCGGTTAATGCCGAATTACAGGCCCGCGTATTGGAAGGTAATCAACCGATTACCGACCGCCCGGCTAATCATATTGCACCGGAAATGGATAAATTAGCGGCGGAAGTAAAACAACAAGCGGCGGAAAAAGGCATTAAATTGGCTGAAAATGAAATTGACGATGTATTAATCGTTGCTCTGTTCCCGCAAATCGGCCTTAAATTCTTAGAAAATCGCGGCAACCCGGCTGCATTCGAACCGGTTCCGACCGCTGAACAGGCTCCGGCTAAAGCTGCCGCTCCGGTCGCGCCAAAAGCACAATCCGGAGCGGCGGTTTATACCGTCGAACTTGAAGGTAAAGCCTTTGTGGTGAAAGTAAGCGAAGGCGGCGATATCACTAATATTGCGCCGACCCAAACATCTAACGCTGTTCCTGCACCGCAAGCGGCTCCGGTTGCGGCACCTGCATCAGGCGGCACACCGGTCACCGCGCCTATGGCGGGTAACATCTGGAAAGTGGTTGCTACCGAAGGTCAAAAAGTGGCGGAAGGCGATGTATTGTTAATTCTTGAAGCAATGAAAATGGAAACTGAAATTAAAGCGGCTCAAGCAGGTACGGTACAAGGTATCGCAGTCAAAGCAGGTGATGCTGTTGCAGTAGGCGATACATTAATGACTTTAGCTTAA
- a CDS encoding oxaloacetate decarboxylase subunit gamma: protein MTETELFKEGLNLMFSGMGFVITFLLILIWAIGIVSKLINTFFPEPIPVAQAKKTVTPTQSAVVDDIERLRPVIVAAIAHHRRTQGLN from the coding sequence ATGACAGAAACAGAGCTTTTTAAAGAAGGGTTAAACCTTATGTTTTCGGGGATGGGATTTGTAATTACATTTTTACTTATTCTTATCTGGGCAATTGGAATCGTTTCAAAACTAATCAATACATTCTTCCCGGAACCTATCCCGGTCGCACAAGCGAAAAAAACCGTTACCCCAACCCAATCCGCTGTAGTCGATGATATCGAGAGACTTCGTCCCGTTATCGTAGCGGCAATAGCACATCATCGCCGTACTCAAGGCTTAAATTAA
- the dprA gene encoding DNA-processing protein DprA — protein sequence MDNFTQTLLRLYQVPKLGAATIQQLLAQYSAEQLREFDAAEWRKIGWNDQQIQTWLNPNMRYLEPALRWNEQPEQHILHYRQENYPELLKQIHSAPPLLFIKGNPELLTQPQIAIVGSRNCSDYGEYWAKYFASELSATGFVITSGLALGIDGFCHQATVEQQGQTIAVLGSGLQHIYPARHKKLARRIIETNGALVSEFFPTHPPIAENFPRRNRIISGLSLATLIVEATERSGSLITARYALEQNREVFAIPGNIQNQYSQGCHTLIKQGAMLVERISDILENLPHFSINYRPPAKVRSQVQTAQLAAPEVQVSYPELYKHISSLPISIDDLINATGLNVNELLVQLLELELQNLICQQNGLYQRN from the coding sequence ATGGATAATTTTACTCAAACCCTATTACGTTTATACCAAGTACCGAAATTGGGCGCTGCGACAATTCAGCAATTATTGGCACAATATTCTGCAGAACAATTGCGCGAATTTGATGCCGCCGAATGGCGTAAAATCGGTTGGAACGATCAACAAATCCAAACTTGGCTTAACCCGAATATGCGTTATTTAGAACCGGCGTTGCGCTGGAATGAACAGCCCGAACAACACATTCTGCATTACCGGCAGGAAAATTATCCCGAATTATTAAAGCAAATCCACAGCGCACCACCACTGTTATTTATTAAAGGCAACCCGGAACTTTTAACACAGCCGCAAATTGCCATCGTAGGTAGCCGGAATTGCTCGGATTACGGCGAATATTGGGCAAAATATTTTGCTTCGGAACTTTCAGCGACCGGGTTTGTTATTACCAGCGGGCTGGCATTAGGCATTGACGGATTCTGCCACCAAGCGACAGTTGAGCAACAAGGGCAAACTATTGCGGTATTAGGCAGCGGCTTACAGCACATTTATCCTGCCAGACATAAAAAACTCGCCCGCCGTATTATTGAAACGAACGGTGCTCTCGTTTCTGAGTTTTTTCCGACTCATCCGCCGATAGCGGAAAATTTCCCGCGCCGCAACCGCATTATAAGTGGTCTCTCTCTTGCTACTCTTATTGTAGAAGCCACGGAACGCAGCGGTTCATTGATTACCGCACGCTACGCCTTAGAACAGAACCGAGAAGTGTTTGCCATTCCCGGCAATATTCAAAATCAATACAGCCAAGGTTGCCACACATTAATAAAGCAAGGGGCAATGCTTGTGGAACGAATCTCGGATATTCTCGAAAATCTACCGCACTTTTCAATAAATTACCGTCCGCCGGCAAAAGTACGCTCGCAGGTACAAACCGCTCAACTGGCTGCACCCGAAGTGCAGGTCAGTTATCCTGAATTATATAAACATATTTCGTCTTTGCCGATAAGTATTGATGACTTAATAAATGCCACAGGATTAAACGTCAATGAATTACTAGTACAATTACTGGAATTAGAATTGCAGAATTTGATTTGCCAACAAAACGGGCTATACCAACGGAATTAG
- the ilvY gene encoding HTH-type transcriptional activator IlvY — MEFNELKLFLHLAESQNFSRSAAQNHMSTSTLSRQIQRMEDELGEPLFLRDNRRVQLTECGEKFKIFAQQSWNQWQHFKQQIHHNEDELNGELKVFCSVTAAYSHLPQVLEKFRLRYPKVEIKLMTGDPALALHQVQSQQVDLSLSGRPLHLPNSIKFHYIDDISLSLIAPRIACPATQLLQHSPIDWQRIPFILPVEGPARQRIDQWFRQQKIKHPKIYATVAGHEGIVSMVALGCGLALLPDVVIKNSPMNSQVSSLTLDIPVEPFELGVCVQKKSLELPLIKAFWDSLQTENAG, encoded by the coding sequence ATGGAATTTAATGAACTCAAATTATTTCTGCATCTGGCGGAATCGCAAAATTTCAGCCGTAGCGCCGCACAAAACCATATGTCCACCTCAACGCTTTCCCGCCAGATTCAGCGTATGGAAGACGAATTGGGCGAGCCGTTGTTTTTACGGGATAACCGCAGAGTTCAGCTTACGGAGTGCGGTGAAAAATTTAAGATTTTTGCCCAACAAAGCTGGAATCAATGGCAACATTTCAAACAACAAATTCATCATAATGAAGACGAATTAAACGGTGAATTAAAAGTATTTTGCTCGGTAACGGCGGCGTACAGCCACCTTCCTCAGGTGTTAGAAAAATTCCGCCTTCGTTATCCTAAAGTGGAAATTAAATTAATGACCGGCGATCCCGCCCTTGCTTTACATCAAGTGCAAAGCCAACAGGTTGATCTATCCCTTTCCGGGCGCCCGCTGCATTTACCGAACAGCATAAAATTTCATTATATTGACGATATCAGCCTTTCCTTAATTGCGCCGCGAATCGCCTGCCCGGCAACTCAGTTATTACAACATTCGCCCATTGACTGGCAACGGATTCCGTTTATCTTGCCGGTGGAAGGGCCCGCGCGCCAACGCATTGACCAGTGGTTCCGCCAGCAGAAAATCAAACACCCGAAAATTTATGCCACCGTAGCCGGGCATGAAGGTATCGTTTCTATGGTGGCGTTAGGTTGCGGTTTAGCCTTACTGCCCGATGTCGTAATAAAAAACAGCCCGATGAATTCTCAGGTTTCCTCATTAACGCTGGATATTCCGGTAGAACCCTTTGAACTTGGTGTCTGCGTGCAGAAAAAAAGCCTGGAACTACCTTTAATAAAGGCCTTCTGGGATAGTTTGCAAACGGAAAATGCCGGATAA
- the ilvC gene encoding ketol-acid reductoisomerase, producing MSNYFNTLNLRQKLDQLGRCRFMERSEFADGCNFLKGKKIVIVGCGAQGLNQGLNMRDSGLDISYALRPEAITEKRASFQRATENGFKVGTYQELIPTADLVVNLTPDKQHSKVVADVMPLMKQGASFGYSHGFNIVEVGEQIREDITVVMVAPKCPGTEVREEYKRGFGVPTLIAVHPANDPKGEGMAIAKAWASATGGDRAGVLESSFVAEVKSDLMGEQTILCGMLQAGSIVCYDKLVADGKDPAYAGKLIQYGWETITEALKQGGITLMMDRLSNSAKIRAFELAEEIKEHLNFLYLKHMDDIISGEFSATMMADWANGDKDLFAWREATGKTAFENAPKADGIKISEQEYFDNGVVMVAMVKAGVEMAFDAMVASGIYEESAYYESLHELPLIANTIARKRLYEMNVVISDTAEYGNYLFSNVATPILAKEIVSQLKRGDLGEPTPAAEIDNVYLRDINDAIRNHPVELIGQELRGYMTDMKRISSQG from the coding sequence ATGTCTAACTATTTCAATACATTAAACTTACGTCAAAAATTAGATCAATTAGGTCGTTGCCGTTTTATGGAACGCAGCGAATTCGCTGACGGTTGCAATTTCTTAAAAGGCAAGAAAATCGTAATTGTCGGTTGCGGTGCGCAAGGCTTAAACCAAGGTTTAAATATGCGTGATTCAGGGCTGGATATCAGCTATGCATTACGCCCTGAAGCTATTACTGAAAAACGCGCTTCATTCCAACGCGCAACGGAAAACGGTTTTAAAGTAGGTACTTATCAAGAATTAATTCCGACTGCGGATTTGGTGGTTAATTTAACGCCGGATAAACAACACAGCAAAGTGGTGGCGGATGTCATGCCGTTAATGAAACAAGGCGCTTCATTCGGTTACTCGCACGGTTTTAACATTGTTGAAGTAGGCGAACAAATTCGTGAAGATATCACTGTGGTAATGGTGGCGCCGAAATGTCCGGGTACGGAAGTGCGTGAAGAATACAAACGCGGTTTCGGTGTGCCGACATTAATCGCGGTTCACCCGGCAAACGATCCTAAAGGCGAGGGTATGGCGATTGCCAAAGCATGGGCAAGCGCTACCGGTGGCGACCGTGCCGGCGTATTGGAATCTTCGTTCGTAGCGGAAGTGAAATCCGACTTAATGGGTGAACAAACCATTCTTTGCGGTATGTTACAAGCGGGTTCAATCGTATGTTACGACAAATTGGTAGCGGACGGTAAAGATCCGGCCTACGCAGGTAAATTAATCCAATACGGTTGGGAAACTATTACCGAGGCCTTAAAACAAGGCGGTATCACTTTAATGATGGATCGCCTGTCAAACAGTGCGAAAATCCGTGCGTTTGAATTAGCGGAAGAAATCAAAGAACATTTGAACTTCTTATATTTAAAACATATGGATGACATCATCAGCGGTGAGTTCTCAGCAACTATGATGGCAGACTGGGCAAACGGCGATAAAGATTTGTTCGCATGGCGTGAAGCGACAGGTAAAACCGCTTTCGAAAACGCACCAAAAGCGGACGGCATCAAAATTTCCGAACAAGAATATTTTGATAACGGCGTCGTAATGGTAGCTATGGTTAAAGCCGGCGTTGAAATGGCGTTTGATGCGATGGTTGCAAGCGGTATTTACGAAGAATCCGCTTATTATGAGTCGTTACACGAATTACCGTTAATTGCAAACACTATCGCCCGTAAACGTTTATACGAAATGAACGTAGTAATTTCAGATACGGCGGAATACGGTAACTACTTATTCTCTAACGTGGCGACACCTATTCTTGCTAAAGAAATCGTGTCTCAATTAAAACGCGGCGACTTAGGCGAACCGACTCCGGCGGCTGAAATAGATAATGTTTATTTACGTGATATCAACGACGCGATCCGTAACCACCCGGTTGAATTAATCGGTCAGGAATTACGCGGTTATATGACGGATATGAAACGTATTTCATCTCAAGGTTAA
- the araD gene encoding L-ribulose-5-phosphate 4-epimerase, which yields MLKELRERVLQANLELPKHKLITFTWGNVSEIDREKGLVAIKPSGVDYDVMTVDDIVIVDLDGNHVWGDKKPSSDTATHLELYRQFPEIGGIVHTHSRHATAWAQAGEDLIALGTTHGDYFYGAIPCTRKMTAEEIAGEYELETGKVIVETFRERGINPTDIPAVLVNSHGPFVWGKDGFNAVHNSVVLEEIAYMNAFSKLIRPNVQPMQQELLDKHYLRKHGKNAYYGQ from the coding sequence ATGTTAAAAGAGTTAAGAGAACGTGTACTGCAAGCTAATCTTGAGTTGCCGAAACACAAATTAATTACCTTTACCTGGGGTAATGTGAGCGAAATTGACCGCGAAAAAGGTTTAGTCGCCATCAAACCTTCAGGGGTGGATTACGATGTGATGACCGTTGATGATATCGTGATTGTGGATTTGGACGGCAATCACGTTTGGGGCGATAAAAAGCCTTCGTCAGATACGGCGACCCATTTAGAGCTTTATCGCCAATTCCCTGAAATCGGCGGCATCGTACATACCCATTCCCGTCATGCTACCGCCTGGGCGCAAGCGGGTGAAGATCTGATTGCCTTAGGTACCACCCACGGCGACTATTTCTACGGCGCAATTCCTTGCACCCGCAAAATGACAGCGGAGGAAATTGCCGGCGAATACGAACTGGAAACGGGAAAAGTGATTGTGGAAACTTTCCGTGAACGCGGCATTAACCCGACGGATATTCCGGCGGTATTGGTGAATTCCCATGGTCCGTTCGTATGGGGCAAAGACGGTTTCAATGCCGTACATAATTCGGTGGTATTGGAAGAAATTGCTTATATGAACGCATTCAGTAAGCTTATCCGCCCGAATGTACAACCTATGCAACAAGAATTGCTGGATAAACATTATCTGCGTAAACACGGCAAAAATGCCTATTACGGTCAGTAA